Genomic segment of Methanolobus mangrovi:
AAGGCCTCTTGATGCAGGAATCCTGATAAGGGAACTGCGGTTTGATGCAGACCATGTGCAGTAGATAGGAGCTTCATATCCAGGTACGAGCCTCTTGTATGAGTTTACAGTTGAGTTGGTGATTGCAGCGAACTCACGAACGTGTGTGAGGAGACCTGCAATGTACTGCTTTGCAACTGTTGAAAGTTGGTCAGGAGTTTCTGGGTCATAGAATGCGTTCTTTCCGTCCTTCATGAGGGACTGGTTGGAGTGCATACCTGAACCGTTCACACCATAGAGTGGTTTTGGCATGAAACTTGCATAGTATCCCATATGATATGCAATGGATTTAACAACATACTTGAAGGTTACAATGTTGTCACATGTGTTCAGCACATCGCCGAATCTGAAGTTGATCTCGTGCTGTGAAGGAGCGACCTCGTGGTGGGATGCTTCAATTTTGAAGCCCATGTCTTCAAGAGCGAAGTCAATAGCTCTTCTTACATCCTGTGCCTTGTCAAGAGGAGCGAAATCGAAGTATCCTCCCTTGTCTGTGAGGTTTGTTGTTGGGTGACCTTTCTCATCGAGTTCAAAAAGGAAGAACTCAAGTTCAGGACCGGTGTTCATTGTGTATCCAAGCTCTGCTGCTTTTGCAACAGCCTGCTTCAGAACATATCTTGGGTCGCCCTCGAAAGGCTTTCCGTTTGGCCTGTATACATCACCAATGATACGAGCAACTGCACCTTCCTTTGGTCTCCATGGGAGTAATCTGAAGGTGGTTGGATCTGGCATGAGGATCATATCGGATTCTTCGATCCTTGTAAATCCTTCAATTGATGAACCATCGAACATTACACCGTTCTCAAATGCACCTTCGAGATCTTCTGCAGGGATTGCCCAGCTTTTGATCATACCGAGGGTATCGGTGAATTGGGTTCTTATGAATTTGACATCGTTCTCGGTTACAGCCTGTAACACGTCTTCCTTCGTTACTGGATTTGCTTTTACCATTTTGACTACTCCTCTATTCACTACACTAAGGGGTGTGAGTAACCCATTACCTATCAAGAGATATATATAGCTTGTTGTTTTTTGTGGAAAGAAAGATTCACTCCCCAAAGAAAAATAAAACCTGGTATCTATTAAAACTTCCCTCTAAAAAAGCACAATAAAACTAAAAAACAGGATTCTGAAAAATGTACGATACATCAGGAATCTAATATATAAGGCATTGAATTTTAAAACAGTGTTTCCTGCAAAACCATAAATTAAAGGAAAAAGGATGTCTATGTCTAATGTTGCCGCACCTTCGTGGAGGACTTGCGGAAGCTTTATCATTCTTGTAAAAATACTGATTTTAAGAAGCGAGATTGGATATGACAGACAAAAATACGGGCGAAACAGAAACCATGGAACGAATTCAAAATGCTTCCATTGATGCACTCAGATGTATCCAATGCGGAGTGTGTAGTGGGAGTTGCCCTTCAGGAAGACATACAACCCTGAATATAAGGAAGCTTGTAAAAATAGCAGGCAAAAACACTGATATCCTGAATAACAAAGAACTCTGGATGTGTACAACCTGCTACAATTGCCAGGAAAGATGCCCGAGAGATATAGGCATTGTAGACATATTACTCGATATAAGAGCTATTTCCGTACAGAATGGAAATATACATCCCGAACATAGAATAGTCTGTGAAATGCTGCTCGAATACGGTCATGCAGTACCTATTAATGAGCATACCCGAGCTAACAGAGTGAATATCGGACTGGAAGAACTGCCTGAGACCGTTCACAAGTATGAGGACGGGCTTGAAGAAGTAAAAAGTCTTCTTGCTTCGTGCGGGTTTAGAAAACTGATCGAACAGAATGAAAGTTGATTTACCGGAATGTGGAATATGAAAGAACTATCACTCTTTTTAGGATGTCTCGTGCCTAACAGATACCCGGGAATCGAACTGGCAACCAAATTATGTCTTGCCAAACTTGACATCGACTGCACAGACCTCGCAGGTGCTTCCTGTTGTCCTGCACCGGGAGTGTTCCGATCATTTGACAGAACAACATGGCTGACGCTGGCAAGCCGTAATATAGTACTGTCAGAGCAAATGAATAGAGATATGCTTACTATCTGCAACGGATGCTTTAGCACACTTGCAGATGCAAACCGTAGTATAAAAGAAGATAAGGATTCAAAGGAAGATGTCAACAGGCACCTTGAGAAGATAGGAAAGGAAATAAAGGGCGATATTGATGTCCGACATATTATAGAGTACCTGTACGAAGAGTACGGTCCTGAAAAGATCAGCTCCTACGTTGAAAGACAACTTGACATCAGGGTTGCAGTCCATTACGGTTGCCACCTCATAAAACCTACAAAGGAGAGAGGCCTAGGTAATTTTGAAAGACCAGGCTTTTTTGATGAACTTGTCACCGCACTTGGTGCAACAAGTGTTGAATACCCGGACAAGATGGCATGCTGCGGAGCCGGAGGAGGAGTGCGCTCCTCCATGAAAGACAAGTCATTGAAAATGACAGAAGCAAAGCTTTCAAGGATAAAAGAAGCAGAAGTAGATTGCATAGTAAACTCGTGTCCTTTCTGCCATATGCAACTGGGCGAAGGACAATCAGAGATAAAAGAGCAGATGCAAATCGAGTATGACATTCCCGTACTTCATTACACACAACTTCTCGGACTTGCGCTGGGATTCCCTGCTGAAATGCTTGGAATTGACACAAACATAGAGAAGAACAGGAAATTTATGGATATACTGGATGCAGGAATGGAATGTTAAAAATGCATTTCCAGCATTTTATGGAAATATACTGCAATAATTCACACCGGAAACCTATTTCACCAATAACTTTAAGATATTGAATGTTATTACGTGAGTAGCACAACATGAGCGTGTGGCCTAGTCAGGATATGGCGGCAGCCTCCTAAGCTGCAAGCCGGGGGTTCAAATCCCTTCACGCTCGCTATTTCTCTTTTTAACAATTACCGGAGATTGCTAATTGATAATAAGAAAGGCTACTGTCAATGATATACCAGGAATTAAGAGCATCATAGACCTTTATGCAAAACAGGAAAAGATGCTTCCACGATCATTGAGTGAACTGTATGAATTCACCCGCAGTTTTTATGTTTGTGAGATGGACAATGACATAGTTGGCTGCTGTGCCCTCCAGGTAAGCTGGGAGGATATGGCAGAAGTAATGTCCTTTGCTGTGAAACCTGAGTATAGAGAACAGGGCATCGGTACGGAACTTATCAATGCCTGCCTTAAAGAAGCAAAAGAACTTGGTATTAACAATGTGTTCACACTTACCTACGCAGTCCCATTCTTTGAGAAACAGGGATTTGAGAAAATTGACAAACAAGAGCTACCACACAAAGTGTGGAGTGGATGTATAAAGTGTCCCAAGTTCCCAAATTGCGATGAAGTCGCAATGCTGCGAACTATATAATTCATCTTCACCACCTGCATTATAATTGCAGTTACAGGGGCTTTTCAAAATACAAAGTCCCAGCTTCTTCTTTTACTATTTCAAACCCATTACTTAGATAGATAAAGATAGCTTTTTTGAGAGATGAATCTGTTTTCAATCTTACAAATGAATAGTTCTTTTTTGAAAAATCCAATGCAGCCAGAAATAAAGCCAGACCAAGACCTTTCCCACGGCATTCTTTTTTCACATACAACCTTTTGACCTCACAATTACCTGAACCCAGATTCTTTACTGCAGATGTACCGACAATCTCACCCTTGTACAAATATATGAAAAAAGCACCTCCCGCCCGGAGGTAATTTCCCCCGACATCATCCAGATCAGAGTCCTTTAATGGATCATATTCAAATCCTTCTCCTGAAAGCACACTGAGAACAAAAGCTCTTGTTCCGGAGGAATATTCAGAGGAGAAAGGAAATACACTCATTCCAGGTATGCTCCGGAATTTTTAAGAAAATCAACAGCTACAGAATAGAGTAGTTCAACACCGGTAATTAATACATCCTCATCTATGTCAAAACTGGCTGAATGATTTCCTTCAACAATACCTTTTTCCACATTCCTTGTTCCAATGATAGCATACATACCCGGAACTTCCTGCAGGTAGTAGGCAAAATCTTCTGCACCAAATATTGCTTTTGCATGAGTATTAACAATGGGAAATTTTGTTTTCAGCAACTTTGAAGCGGTGTCGGTGAAAAGAGGATCATTGAAAAGGACAGGATAACCGCGGTAAACTTCAAGTTCATAAGAAGGAACTCCATCAAATCCTTCCCTTGAATAGGAAACCATCAATGAATCAAGAATCGAAGACATCGTTTGTTCTATGGCATCAGTATCCATATCATCGAATGTCCTGAAACTACCTACAAGTTCAAGCTCATCCGGCACCCTGTTGAATTGGCTACCACTATGGATAGTACCAAAACCAAGTACATAGTCCAAAGGACAAACCTTTTTGGATATCGAAGGATTTAGGGAGGATATAAATTCTGAAGCTACCTGAATCGGATCAATACAGTAATCAGGTATTGAATGGTGGCCGCCTTTTCCGAATATCTTCACTTTAAAGCGATTTGAACTTGCCATGAAAGGTCCGGGACGTATGTTTATGACACCGATATCAACATCACCGAATACATGAAGGCCGATAATGGCATCCACACCTTCAAGGCCGCCTTCGTCTATGATCCTCGACGCACCGCCAGGAGGAACTTCTTCAGCAGGCTGGAAGATAAATCTTACAGTTCCGCAGATATCCTTGCGTCTTTCCTTTATGAGCCGGGCAACTCCAAGGACAATAGCCATATGTCCGTCGTGACCGCATGCATGCATCACTCCGGGATTCTGTGAAATGTATTCTTTATTCAGAGCGGTCAGGGATTCTTCTGCCGCAAGTGCGTCAATGTCCGAACGGATGGCGATACACGGACCTGGGGTCCTGCCACGAACTTCTGCAATGACACCAGTGTCGGCAATCTTCCTGCAATTGATCCCAAGCTCTTCCAGTACCGACATTATAATTTCCTGCGTACCATACTCATGAAAACTCAGTTCCGGATTCCTGTGGAACTCCCTGCGAATATCCTGTACCCATTTTTCAAAGGATTGCAAATCATTTCACCTTGCTGCGAATATGAAAATATGAAAGTGCCGATCTCGACCAATATATCAGATAAAATGTTAGCATAAGTATATATCTGATTTGATATCTGCCTCATTCGGCCAGCACTATTTTTATGTAAAAAGGGAATTTACCTGTACAAATACTTACTGAGAAATGACTGAAAAATCACCAGGAAGGCTAAATATGATCAAAACACGACTTCGGGATTTCCTTGTTACAAAAGATGACTGGATCTTTGCAGTTTCCGATTATTTTCATCCACACGGCATCAGATCAACACTAAGATACGTACCTGACGAGAATGGTGAGCGCGAACTTAACGGAATGCGCTATAAGAAATATGATTTTGATGTGTCTTTCGACTTCATGCGCAACAACCGTCCCGAATGGGTGGAGGATGTCCATGTAGTGCCTGAAGACCAGATAAAAAAAGTGCTTCCGCCAACCAGCGCTATTGGAAAACTGTATGATTCCGATAAGAGAGTGGCCGTTGTTGTAGATACTCTTGAGAAGGCAGGCATCTGCCGGAATATGATGGGCGTTACCGGCTCACTTTTACCAGGACTCCAGAATGAAGGATCAGATATCGATTTTGTGGTCTACGGCGAGCAGTGGTTCATTGCAAGGGATGCGATCGCAAAGGCAAAGACAGAACCAGGACCTATAGACGATATTGATTCGACGATGTGGAAAAAGATATACAACAAAAGAATCCCTGAGATCTCATTTGAGGAATTCATCACCCATGAGAAGAGAAAGGGTAACCGTGGAATGGTTGATGGCACATATTTCGACCTCCTCTTTGTCCGTGACTGGGAACAGATAAAAGAGCCTACTTTG
This window contains:
- the hdrC gene encoding CoB--CoM heterodisulfide reductase subunit C, producing the protein MTDKNTGETETMERIQNASIDALRCIQCGVCSGSCPSGRHTTLNIRKLVKIAGKNTDILNNKELWMCTTCYNCQERCPRDIGIVDILLDIRAISVQNGNIHPEHRIVCEMLLEYGHAVPINEHTRANRVNIGLEELPETVHKYEDGLEEVKSLLASCGFRKLIEQNES
- the glnA gene encoding type I glutamate--ammonia ligase; translation: MVKANPVTKEDVLQAVTENDVKFIRTQFTDTLGMIKSWAIPAEDLEGAFENGVMFDGSSIEGFTRIEESDMILMPDPTTFRLLPWRPKEGAVARIIGDVYRPNGKPFEGDPRYVLKQAVAKAAELGYTMNTGPELEFFLFELDEKGHPTTNLTDKGGYFDFAPLDKAQDVRRAIDFALEDMGFKIEASHHEVAPSQHEINFRFGDVLNTCDNIVTFKYVVKSIAYHMGYYASFMPKPLYGVNGSGMHSNQSLMKDGKNAFYDPETPDQLSTVAKQYIAGLLTHVREFAAITNSTVNSYKRLVPGYEAPIYCTWSASNRSSLIRIPASRGLGTRVELRCPDPACNPYLAFAAMLSAGLDGIEKGMEAPASTDVNIFKLTEADRAARGIESLPGNLKEAIDLMTGSEFVKNVVGDHVFENYLSAKNAQWDDYKAQVHQWELDTYLSIL
- the hdrB gene encoding CoB--CoM heterodisulfide reductase subunit B; translated protein: MKELSLFLGCLVPNRYPGIELATKLCLAKLDIDCTDLAGASCCPAPGVFRSFDRTTWLTLASRNIVLSEQMNRDMLTICNGCFSTLADANRSIKEDKDSKEDVNRHLEKIGKEIKGDIDVRHIIEYLYEEYGPEKISSYVERQLDIRVAVHYGCHLIKPTKERGLGNFERPGFFDELVTALGATSVEYPDKMACCGAGGGVRSSMKDKSLKMTEAKLSRIKEAEVDCIVNSCPFCHMQLGEGQSEIKEQMQIEYDIPVLHYTQLLGLALGFPAEMLGIDTNIEKNRKFMDILDAGMEC
- a CDS encoding N-acetyltransferase, translated to MIIRKATVNDIPGIKSIIDLYAKQEKMLPRSLSELYEFTRSFYVCEMDNDIVGCCALQVSWEDMAEVMSFAVKPEYREQGIGTELINACLKEAKELGINNVFTLTYAVPFFEKQGFEKIDKQELPHKVWSGCIKCPKFPNCDEVAMLRTI
- a CDS encoding GNAT family N-acetyltransferase → MSVFPFSSEYSSGTRAFVLSVLSGEGFEYDPLKDSDLDDVGGNYLRAGGAFFIYLYKGEIVGTSAVKNLGSGNCEVKRLYVKKECRGKGLGLALFLAALDFSKKNYSFVRLKTDSSLKKAIFIYLSNGFEIVKEEAGTLYFEKPL
- a CDS encoding nucleotidyltransferase domain-containing protein; translated protein: MIKTRLRDFLVTKDDWIFAVSDYFHPHGIRSTLRYVPDENGERELNGMRYKKYDFDVSFDFMRNNRPEWVEDVHVVPEDQIKKVLPPTSAIGKLYDSDKRVAVVVDTLEKAGICRNMMGVTGSLLPGLQNEGSDIDFVVYGEQWFIARDAIAKAKTEPGPIDDIDSTMWKKIYNKRIPEISFEEFITHEKRKGNRGMVDGTYFDLLFVRDWEQIKEPTLRGKDIGTMKIEAKVTNADLAFDSPSVYKVEHDEIDHVLSYTHTYAGQALKGETIEAQGVVEQVGDIKRLVVGTSREPKGEWIRSLTLLEKEGLI
- a CDS encoding M20 metallopeptidase family protein, giving the protein MQSFEKWVQDIRREFHRNPELSFHEYGTQEIIMSVLEELGINCRKIADTGVIAEVRGRTPGPCIAIRSDIDALAAEESLTALNKEYISQNPGVMHACGHDGHMAIVLGVARLIKERRKDICGTVRFIFQPAEEVPPGGASRIIDEGGLEGVDAIIGLHVFGDVDIGVINIRPGPFMASSNRFKVKIFGKGGHHSIPDYCIDPIQVASEFISSLNPSISKKVCPLDYVLGFGTIHSGSQFNRVPDELELVGSFRTFDDMDTDAIEQTMSSILDSLMVSYSREGFDGVPSYELEVYRGYPVLFNDPLFTDTASKLLKTKFPIVNTHAKAIFGAEDFAYYLQEVPGMYAIIGTRNVEKGIVEGNHSASFDIDEDVLITGVELLYSVAVDFLKNSGAYLE